tcgccgcttgcatcgatttttcttgtgaccatatacgtcaccccttctaattcctattatacttgaatctaatcgattctgTATTCgtgtttgtagatgtcatcgccatctcgaccggaatttggccttcttgatctagaaggaaaggaataccaccgctgggtttccgacatggaactcgcgtttgagagccgagggattgaaggcatgtttgccgaccctcctgctgatttcccacctatggctaagactcagactctcatctttatgagacgtcacatccatgcaactctcaagaggcaatacttgaacgtaaaagatcctaaagaattatgggacaaactacgcttgcggtacaacaacgttcatgataagcttcttcctgaattgaccattagatgggataacatccgtctattggactataaaaGAGTGGATGagttcaatcaggatatgctatgcttgcaatccgatcttggcaccgttggtgtcattaagaccgacctagatcttctcaataagacattggacacgtttccaatcaactatgaggttcaagctcatacgtaccgcactcatgtagaggaagggaagatccggtcttttgccgacttaatgacactcttggctaagaaggagagacattctgaaattctcctcaacaacaacaatagacctgttggcactaaaagaatttctacgccacaggctaactatgggaaagctcctaagcaaaagaatcaatcaaggaacgcttcatatcagcaccaaaataacaactctcgtggtgggaggcaacaaggccgatctcggcctcggtccaatacatggacccgtgatggtggcggcgccgcaccctcagggggaggccgtccccgtcccacactccaaggaggccgtgcacctcctaatgcctccacttccggtaatggcaagtctccatgcttcaaatgtggctcttttaagcactttaatcgcgattgtcgcgctagcaaagagatgatcaaagcttactccgcctacaagaagtttctacaacccgaatcgaatcatgtggatgaggaccatgagatcgagactcaccatatctccatgacacccgagccccttgcttctaaagctaggcctccggttgctaccatggatactcccgactttgattagtcgttttagcttctttagctttatgattcaagtatcgttatggccgaccgccattgttattttcattgactttgtaatagtcttttgattttggaattagaagtttatgtgtgatgtattaaagattggcattcaataaaatttctcatttcttgcttacaagacgatctctttgagaattttatttatccgacacttagcatgatgatcaacgtgtgcaactcacgtggtttttaaattggacgcttttgggttacatgggaccccaatagcactacattgtgaatttggaacttaaaattcagaaaacgaacctcggaacgtcgaaaaacgacgtcgttttgccttggccggccccggttactattccggcgtttccggcacgttttgccggcgtattcgccgtcttccggccatttcccggcgtttccggcaccgccactcggctcctgccggcgtcccctgtcggacctgaagtcccggcccccataccggccagtttcgacagccgccggccggttttccggcaataggtgccgccggttttccaccgagtttttcgacgattttttcgtcgttttctcgtgattcttccggcatattgcagcagcccctgctgccacgttttcctcgtccaaaattcacccggtttagagttcttttgacatggtttccCGGTTTGTtctttccggttttctccaagtccgttatatgcactcaccggtactctttgtgtgtgtttccacaccatttttggatggtttataccaccctcgtttactgtttggtatttcactgcttcaataccatgatttccaactctttagttgaagaatgtagtactattgccatgtgatacattcgatggaatCGCACTTTGTTTcgattccctttcttacaatatcctacggcgtattgtatagaattgttcccgtgtcactgactctcttaattgtcattttttaGATGTCacgcggtgaaatcgaatgtctagctgattgcggaaccacccacactatcctacggcacaggcagttgttcacggatctagtgttttcgacttcttcgatgactacaatgattggctcgaaatctatcattcaaggaagaggcactgcttctttcatgttacctaatggtacgactcttaacgtcgtagacgctctttatgcgccgaagtctccccgcaccttgctaagttttaaggacatacgtgccaatgattttcacctcgatacttatgttgagaatggagaggaatatctttgcgttacctctgagaaagcaggccatcgccgcatcttagagaagatgaagagtcttgggaatggtttgtatcttacttccattcggatctttgaatcatatgcggttgaacgcaacttttgtgattcggactcttatatgctttggcatgcccgtctcgggcaccctggacgtgatatgatgattagaattcttaagaattcacatggtcatccatttttcaagtcccggaagcgattggacgatcacctcacccgtgctccgcacggtgaggccgtgccgacccatgcactgcatggtgaggccgagcatgcctcactcggcagctccacggctttcatgccgtcggtggcggcatcccccccttcacaggagcttgtgatgcctcccgtgctttcacatgcctccatggcaatttcggatgcccatcgctcgttttgcaaagcttgttctcttgctaaatttcaaggaagtccttcttttgctaaggcttcaaccgagaacattccattcttacaacgtatccaaggtgacatttgtggacctattcaaccagaatgcagaccttttcgatattttatggtattggttgatgcatcgacgcgttggtcacacgtcgcattgctatccacaaggaatgctgcatttgctaagttattagctgagatcatcaaacttcgggctcaccaccccgattatcctatcaaatccattcgtttggataatgctggagaattcacctccaaaacttttgatgattactgcatgtctattgggatcgaagttgaacatcccgttcctcatgttcattcacagaacggtctagcagaggctaccatcaagcgtattcagcttgttgctcgggcaatggttatgggtactaacctgccggtctctgcgtggggatatgcagtgttgcatgcagcgacacttattcgtttccgacccgcggctaaccaagcgtttagtgcgtaccagatggtaactggttacgaacccaatatttcacacttacgcatctttggttgcgccgtttatgtgcctattacgcctccgctgcgtactaagatgggtcctcagagacgattaggtatctatgttggctataattccccaacgattgtccgctacttagaaccaaccaccggagatatCTTTACtacaagatttgcagattgtcactttgatgagacatgcttcccgtcgttagggggagatgggaatgttatcattccaaatgaacgtcaggaattgacgtggtgtgtccccactatgtctcattatgatccccgcactgctcaaagtgagttagaagtgcaacgcattatcgacctccagaaagtcgcggattcgatgcccgacggctttgtagatattgctaaagtgacgagatcaaacatacccgctgcgaacgtaccggcacggttggatgtcccgaaatacgggcgtggaagacaagctcctggacctagcaacgttggcaccgcccctgacagtgggacggaggccgacggcggcaccaccgtacgccgtggtgttgccggcgccccttgtggcgacgatgctgagatggcccgacatggagcagcttcggcctcggctcctcaaagaaaaagggggagaccgataaactctagggattcaaaacctagaaagaagcgaatgactaaggcacagcgcgtcatcaacgatgaatcaccatcgtatgaagttgtctctgattacagctatgtccatgaatcaactcaagtgtttccgtgggacgctatggaaccttgtttgatgccagagaacaacgaaatctcagtgaactacacaagtgagcagtcggtccgaaaccgagccaccacatgcattgatgacgttttcgcttattccgtcgcacttgagatcatatctgaagacgacgttgaacctcgctctgtagctgaatgcaaacgcagagcagattggccgaagtggaaggaagcaatccaggcagaacttgactcattagcgaagcgagaagtcttcggaaaggttgaattgactccaagagatgtcaaacatgttggacataaatgggtcttcgttcgtaagcgtaatgagatgaacgagatcgtgcgctataaggcaagactcgtggcgcaaggattctcacaacgacctggtattgactatgaagagacttattctcctgttatggacatcattaccttccgctaccttattagtctggtagtgtccgaaagactaaacatgcagcttatggatgtggtcacagcttatctctatggggatcttgacgcagagatatacatgaaagctcctgagggactacctttacctccatcaagtgcctccagaccacggagtgctcatgcagtcagattacgtcgttcgttgtacgggttaaagcaatccggaagaatgtggtacaatcggttgcatcaatacttggtgagaaggggttacaagaatgatgaactatgcccatgtgtgttcatacgaaagacaaattccggattcgtcatcgttgcggtctacgttgatgacatgaacataatcggtactcttgatgagattgaagagaccgtgtcttatctaaagtcggaatttgagatgaaagacctagggaggacgaaattatgtctcggccttgagcttgtgcatagggccgacggcatcttggtgcatcagtcaaattacacgcagaagatgcttcgacgtttcaatatggatctatgcagtccattgtctacccccatggtcgtccgaagtctagatatcaagaaggatcccttccgtcctaaagaggataatgaagacgttcttggtcttgaagttccataccttagtgcgattggggcactattgtatcttgctcaatgcactagaccggacatatcttttgcagtgaacttattggctagatttagctccgcacctacgctacgtcattggaatggaatcaagcatttgtttcgatacttgaaaggttcccttgacatgggattgttctacccctattgcagagagaacaccgccacggtatctccccacaccaccgccgtcgccgaccccggccttgccgccgtacgccgcagcgatgccgccggccgccatggcgtggagaccgtgcgcggtgccgagagcagccaccggtcccgtgcagctctttcccccgatgcaaagactccaaacaacttgttagttggttatgccgacgcagggtacctctctgaccctcacaaggctcgttctcaaaccggttatgtgtttaccattgggaatacggcgatatcttggagatccacaaagcaatctcttgttgctacttcttcgaatcacgcggagatcatcgctctccatgaagcagtgaaagaatgtgtttggctacgatcacttgttcgccatattcgtgattcttgtggattagtctctacaactgatcaacctacgtgcatttatgaagacaatgctgcttgcatagagcagacaaagttaggtttcatcaagggagacaacaccaagcatatttcgcctaagttcttctacaatgttcaacaacagaagttcttgaatgttcagatcaatcaagtgagttcagaatccaatgttgcggatttgttcaccaagtctttgcctaaatctacttttgtgaaacatgtgaagagcattggcatgcgtcgtttatcggaacactagagtttggtagacttcagggggagtctacataacatgttaagatccttaagtagttggtgcgttgtgctctttttcccttcgatcaagcttttgttttacccaagaggtttttgttttgcttgacaaggtttttaccgaggtaacgatgtgtgcaccatgcaacctaggcatgcgacacaagggggagtgttccgggagaattactattctacccttgtgtgtgtcttagcctaataggtttcctgttaggagatagattagcatctccgtagtagattaggactccgaatcctacgggattgtggtgttgtaaatgcatatatataggcccccatatcattcaataatatacaagtatttcatccttAAACAATATACAAATTTTCAGTCAATTTAGTGATCGTTTAGATATCAAATGAATGAACGAACCAAAAAGGTCAATCATGAAACATAAACAGTTCAAATTTATATtgagtaaatcacatttaaaCTTAATTTCTTAACGATTGccaattttaacaaaattttaaagtgatgatctactcatatatatctataatCTAAACGGTCGAGATTCGAATATGAAATCGAAAAGTGGGTGAAACGAGAGTtacaaaatttaattatttaggCGAATTTTCTActtaacaaaagaaaaacctaGTCTTTTTCTGTCCATATCTTCTTCTGCAGTCGGTAACTTCATCAGTCTTTTCACTCGGCGTTCTCCATTTTTTGTTCCTCTCTCGGCTTTGGGTCTGGACCCAGGAGCTCCCCCTCATCTACATCGTTGCATTATAGTCTCCTTATGTTCTTCAACTTTCGGTACGTTTCATCTATCATCTGTCTCTCTACTTCTCAGTTTCTTAACTCAAATTTGGCGTCTAATTGGGATTGGGTTATCTCATTTCTGGGTTTGGTATATCGTGTTTTCTTCATTCACTTGTCAATAAGATCGAAACTTGAATTGGAGATTCTAATCTACCGCAATGAATTAGCCCCCCAAATCTGGGTTTTATTTAACTAGTTTGTTCTGTTTGGAAGAATAAACGTTTAGGGTATGTGTGTAAACGTTTACTGAGTTATTGTTTTCATTGCTGAATTGTTATCAAGATGCAATTTTTACATTGAGAATTGCAATGCTGTTCTCACCCATATGAGGGTTGTACTGAGTTCATGTGCTGCTTTCCTGTTTGTAGGTGAAAGCAAATATGTTGTTCATGAAAGGAGATTTGCTTACGAAAACCCGAAAGCTGGTCAAGGGCTTGGCCAAGGCTGAGCCTGTTTAGTACAAGGCCATGGAACAGTTTGTCCCTCTCTTTGTTACACTATTTTCTGATTCTTGAAGCCTTGCATTTTGTGTATTTATTCTTGAATGTTTTGGACTTTTCAGAACACCACCTCCGACATTTCCTCGTGCGGATGCAATTCAGAGGATCACTCTCCCAGAGGATGTTTACGTAAAAAAGTTTTTCCAGAGGCATCCAGATTccatatgtgaaaacgcaaTCAAGTATGGTTTTTCTGTTAAGAAGCATTGGTTTTGATATCGTGTCTTCATTTCATGTACTGCCCTATCGGTGGTGACAGTATATAAGTTGTGTCCTCATAAATTATAATAGGGTGCTATGTGGATGATTGGCTTGAGTGGTAATTTTAGAAATTACTGCTCATATTAAATTTACTCAGGCATTATGTTTGAACAGGTTTTCTGCTTTTGATCATCCTCCGGCCCGCATATTTGGTCTGCGGGTACTTGAGTTGAAGGAGCTGGGGGTTTCAGAAGAGCAAGCCATGGTGGTAGCTGATGTATGTATCTGGTTTTCCTATCCTTGAATATATGCTCCTCTTAAGTTGCTTCTGACTCTTGTTTCCTGTTTCTTCTAGACCGAATACCGAGCAGAGAGAAAGGCAAAGAAGAAGGCATATGCCGAGTTGAAGCAAATTGCACGTCAACAAGGAAAGAAACCGCCTCCCAACCCATATCCTAGTGCTATAAAGGAGATACAAGCTCTGGAGAGGAAGCATGTCTGATCGTTTTTACAATCCGAGGATTCGCCAGATATTAAGGAAACTGCAAGATGAAAAAGCAATCGAGGATCAGGACAGAATGAGAGCGGGTTGGGCTGGTGGCGTGATAAGAGCAAAaaatgtgacgttcttaatgtatatatgtcatattcttatgttttgttactttttatttagttgttttagattcatatttgttatttgtatgttttagtagagctatgccgaatttagatgttttgatgatgaaattgtgctaagtgttagaaatctcTATTGAGCTATGATTCTTTACTCGATTAggattttacttttctattttcaTTCCTTCTTATTCCTTAATTGTCGAaatcttttcaggaaagacaagtCATATTTGGATAAGGAGTAGTGAtgccgtgatgcattcctactGAGACAAGGAGATCATGTCcgagttggataaggagagaAGAGGTCGGCCTAGTTATTTCCTAGTTGAAGGAGAGATGTCTTGCAGCTTTTAATTGTTTCCTAATtgaatttggtttcctacTGTGGAGCTGGGTTCCGAGGCTCCGCCAATTTTGTAGTAATATTTCCTTATGACTTCCGAGATTTAGTTCGACACGAATGGAAATTATTGACCTCTCCGTcgatttattttgtttgtaaaataaatccatctcctctgcaaTCACTAGAAACATCTTTATTGGTTTCTCTAGATTAACATTCCGGTGCAATACCAGCATCGTTCTagattcaaaaaaaattggttCTCTGCTAGCTGGTGTCGGTGACGGAGCATCTTGGTGAGGCGCCAATACTACATTTTGGAGAACCCAGAAATCAGAGGCATGGTTgcttgatagagcgttttgttagaacgtctataaaataccctgaaaaacatcatcgttagtatagaataagcagggatcgttcagtccggggaatcaaaagggcctcaacacttatcatgttattgggggatttgatttggattctaaaactacaacttaaaatgaatcctaaattacttatatacaattgatcaaccattcatcacatagacaaaacacgaatttcactcaagaaacatgtatgacacgcatagaacaacatataggcagcggcttattttgattctttctaagtccatttcaattccaattctaattagagtccgaagcggttcatctaatcgttaagacttcttagttatttagaatcaacgaagcgttcaatcctaaacatatgctaacaagagttcaacataacgaagcgttctagttaaacaacaaagtagcacataagcacattaaatcgaattggaaacatgttacacaagcatggcgtcactcatcttgattaagcatgcaaattcctagaactatcatagccctatataagtatccataattgaaacacgaagcgcatattcaatcgaagaacactttggtgaatgaaatcgcaaccctaggagaaccatggccttggcttcctcaagcattgatttagatgtacaagttcaaggaacaaatcgaaataaaacctaaaaacaattcGGAAACATACTGC
This genomic interval from Argentina anserina chromosome 1, drPotAnse1.1, whole genome shotgun sequence contains the following:
- the LOC126797797 gene encoding uncharacterized protein LOC126797797; the protein is MEQTPPPTFPRADAIQRITLPEDVYVKKFFQRHPDSICENAIKFSAFDHPPARIFGLRVLELKELGVSEEQAMVVADTEYRAERKAKKKAYAELKQIARQQGKKPPPNPYPSAIKEIQALERKHV